One stretch of Periplaneta americana isolate PAMFEO1 chromosome 1, P.americana_PAMFEO1_priV1, whole genome shotgun sequence DNA includes these proteins:
- the LOC138713884 gene encoding uncharacterized protein isoform X2, whose translation MRVWLALHFAVLTLLAVLALCHLHEEHTDSVINIPVSDPHAPHGVWRKHFVWKARWIKEWRQEKVWKAFWKKVWGPVEIKEWVPIPKPPHGWEAKQERNVADQFH comes from the exons ATGAGAGTTTGG CTTGCTTTGCATTTCGCTGTGTTGACCCTCTtggctgtcttggctctgtgcCACCTTCATGAAGAGCATACTGACAG CGTCATCAACATCCCTGTCAGCGATCCCCATGCACCGCACGGCGTTTGGAGGAAGCACTTTGTCTGGAAGGCAAGATGGATCAAGGAGTGGAGACAAGAGAAGGTGTGGAAGGCGTTCTGGAAGAAAGTCTGGGGACCGGTGGAGATAAAAGAATGGGTGCCTATTCCGAAACCTCCTCACGGGTGGGAAGCCAAACAGGAG